The following are encoded in a window of Gemmatimonadota bacterium genomic DNA:
- a CDS encoding phytanoyl-CoA dioxygenase family protein produces the protein MLDLELIEPSEVDRAAAVFHRDGLAVVTDALTDDQFAFLMEGAHRVVAEQTSAVPLEKANRGFARYSFGSQIHHPEWAMLVDLPTILPIIEVIFNSNQFVCSGAGGDYSLPGAKIQHLHRDMPDLINDPEQRVTIMDVPVPFIVVNFPMIDFSVENGATRFIRGTHRSRQPIPSLEDEPDWMKHSVACAPSKSAIFRDVRCWHGGTPNMSRDVRIMTSVGYYAPWFRRPGRDGEMPRAIYDSLSERGKVLCRSIVALD, from the coding sequence ATGCTCGACCTCGAACTTATTGAACCGTCAGAAGTTGACCGCGCTGCCGCTGTTTTTCATCGCGATGGGCTTGCGGTTGTGACGGATGCGCTGACCGATGATCAGTTCGCTTTTCTTATGGAGGGCGCGCATCGCGTTGTTGCAGAACAGACGAGCGCGGTTCCGCTGGAGAAGGCGAATAGGGGGTTTGCGCGTTATTCGTTTGGTTCGCAGATCCATCACCCCGAATGGGCGATGCTGGTTGATCTGCCTACTATTCTACCTATTATTGAAGTTATTTTCAATAGTAATCAGTTTGTGTGCAGTGGTGCTGGCGGCGATTATTCGCTGCCGGGTGCAAAAATCCAGCATCTCCACCGCGATATGCCCGATTTGATCAATGATCCCGAGCAGCGGGTGACGATTATGGATGTTCCGGTGCCGTTTATTGTGGTCAATTTTCCGATGATTGATTTTAGTGTGGAGAATGGGGCTACGCGATTTATCCGCGGCACCCATCGCTCGCGCCAGCCGATTCCCAGTCTGGAGGATGAACCCGATTGGATGAAGCATTCCGTGGCTTGCGCGCCGAGCAAGTCGGCGATTTTTCGAGATGTGCGCTGCTGGCACGGGGGGACGCCCAATATGTCTCGGGATGTGCGTATTATGACGAGTGTGGGCTATTACGCGCCCTGGTTTCGCCGACCCGGCCGAGATGGCGAGATGCCCCGCGCGATTTACGATTCTCTGTCAGAGCGCGGTAAAGTTTTGTGCCGATCTATTGTGGCGTTGGATTAA
- a CDS encoding phytanoyl-CoA dioxygenase family protein, translating to MSSRSSIRSPKEVVVVEKKENLQDTYTPGEYDPALYKYAHIAESVDGFENVSDEHIAQFHAQGFLPIQSAYSSAQVNDGMAAVKELIAGQNREFRGVQFERGRDKQVKRSEGHARELLVRKLTRFVGFDPRLNAFGEDPQLIDILTRIMGEPPKLFANQAMLKPPGIGREKPWHQDHAYFNVPMHTCIVSAWVALDPADPENGCMHVIPQSHRAGPVIHFKRRDWQICDTDVVRNHITAVALQPGGVLLWHGRLHHGSPENRSNRRRRALQLHYIPGSIEEISSEERLAIYGNEGKDVTC from the coding sequence ATAAGTTCGAGGTCGAGCATAAGATCTCCAAAGGAGGTTGTTGTGGTTGAAAAAAAAGAAAACCTGCAAGATACGTACACGCCTGGTGAATACGACCCCGCGCTCTACAAATACGCCCACATCGCCGAATCTGTTGACGGCTTTGAAAACGTGAGCGACGAACACATCGCGCAATTTCACGCACAGGGCTTTTTGCCAATACAGAGCGCGTATTCCAGCGCACAGGTCAACGACGGCATGGCCGCAGTAAAAGAATTAATCGCGGGACAAAACCGCGAGTTCCGGGGTGTACAATTCGAGCGCGGACGCGACAAACAGGTCAAACGATCAGAGGGTCACGCGCGCGAACTACTCGTGCGAAAACTCACCCGATTTGTCGGATTCGACCCGCGACTGAACGCATTTGGCGAAGACCCCCAACTGATAGATATCTTAACCCGCATCATGGGGGAACCGCCCAAATTATTTGCCAACCAGGCCATGTTAAAACCGCCCGGCATTGGACGCGAAAAACCCTGGCACCAGGACCACGCCTACTTTAACGTGCCCATGCACACCTGCATCGTCAGCGCGTGGGTTGCCCTCGATCCCGCGGATCCCGAAAATGGATGCATGCACGTCATCCCCCAAAGCCATCGAGCAGGTCCCGTCATACATTTCAAAAGACGCGACTGGCAAATCTGCGACACCGATGTTGTCCGCAACCACATCACCGCCGTCGCCCTGCAACCCGGTGGCGTACTACTCTGGCACGGGCGATTGCACCACGGCTCCCCGGAGAATCGATCAAACCGCCGTCGCCGCGCCCTGCAACTGCATTACATCCCCGGATCCATAGAGGAAATTTCTTCAGAAGAACGCCTCGCCATCTATGGCAACGAAGGCAAGGACGTGACGTGTTAG
- a CDS encoding Gfo/Idh/MocA family oxidoreductase, with protein sequence MDKIRVAFIGCGNMSSQLQRCIPLVPEFEFVATCDLVEEKARSNARRFGALRYYTDYDEMFKHEDLHAVAVVGRPEDKLHRDIGIACLQRGYHIYTEKPPATTSEGAKMLVDASVATGKTGMVGTMWRHAPAHQIARELMDDEAFGNACQYHTRYMAPGPRLQEMGSPFAWPFMIDQVIHPTDCMRFFMGQVSEVFALGSVDGASGTVSISVNLRYENGGIGTMTLGTGPVLEAMIFVKGTNSQAIQVFETRKLRRYRVPTWLDSGGGYADTPTEEWDLNTAFHSVGRPGYLEEMQHWAQSLQADIQPHSSLEDAYENMRVLEAISHSVETGEVVQISA encoded by the coding sequence ATGGACAAAATCCGAGTGGCATTTATTGGCTGTGGTAATATGTCGTCGCAATTGCAACGGTGCATACCGCTGGTGCCGGAGTTTGAATTTGTCGCTACTTGCGATCTCGTCGAGGAGAAGGCGAGATCAAATGCGCGCAGGTTCGGCGCACTCCGCTATTATACCGATTACGACGAGATGTTCAAGCATGAAGATCTCCACGCTGTTGCCGTTGTGGGCAGGCCAGAGGACAAATTACATCGGGATATCGGCATTGCGTGTCTTCAGCGAGGTTATCATATCTATACCGAGAAGCCGCCCGCGACTACCTCTGAGGGTGCGAAGATGCTGGTCGATGCCTCAGTTGCTACCGGTAAAACAGGGATGGTGGGCACAATGTGGCGGCATGCCCCCGCACATCAGATTGCCAGGGAGTTGATGGACGATGAGGCGTTCGGCAATGCTTGTCAATACCATACCCGCTACATGGCGCCTGGTCCTCGGTTACAGGAGATGGGATCGCCTTTTGCGTGGCCCTTTATGATTGATCAGGTTATCCATCCTACCGATTGCATGCGTTTTTTTATGGGGCAGGTCAGCGAGGTTTTTGCGCTGGGTTCTGTTGATGGTGCGTCTGGTACGGTGTCAATATCCGTTAATTTGCGTTATGAGAATGGTGGCATCGGTACGATGACACTCGGCACGGGTCCGGTTTTGGAGGCGATGATTTTTGTCAAGGGTACGAATAGTCAGGCAATTCAGGTGTTTGAGACGCGCAAGTTGCGCCGTTACCGCGTTCCGACATGGCTCGATTCTGGCGGTGGGTACGCCGATACGCCTACCGAAGAATGGGATCTCAATACCGCATTTCACAGCGTCGGGCGTCCCGGCTATCTCGAAGAGATGCAGCATTGGGCACAGTCGCTGCAAGCCGATATACAGCCTCACTCGAGTCTTGAGGATGCCTATGAGAATATGCGCGTTTTAGAGGCGATTAGCCATAGTGTTGAGACGGGAGAGGTCGTTCAAATTTCCGCATAA
- a CDS encoding zinc-binding dehydrogenase has protein sequence MKVAAIFGERKGGVIDVPDPKPKDNWVLVKIHAAPMCTEYKGFTGGRKTTSLGHEAAGEVVEIAQPGRVSVGDRVAVMPQYPCGTCPLCVSGDYIHCQQSANFAEFTGGEEGRATMAQYLLKPDWLLPKIPDDVSYEHGGMACCGLGPTFGAIQRMQVNAYDTFMVTGLGPVGLGGVINGKHLGARVIAVDINPYRREKALELGADEAIDPLEENALQQIIDLTNGIGVDAAVDCSGAVSAHRLCIDAARRRGQVAFVGECGEETPLRISQDMIRKGITLVGSWHYNLKDVPKLMQVVRANTDKLDRMISHTFSLEDIQKAWELQTTGACAKVVLKPWA, from the coding sequence ATGAAAGTAGCAGCAATATTTGGTGAACGCAAAGGCGGCGTAATAGACGTACCAGATCCAAAGCCAAAAGACAACTGGGTACTGGTAAAAATTCACGCCGCGCCGATGTGTACAGAATACAAGGGATTTACAGGCGGCAGAAAAACCACCTCTCTGGGACACGAAGCAGCCGGCGAAGTCGTTGAAATCGCCCAACCCGGGCGCGTATCAGTCGGCGACCGCGTAGCCGTCATGCCCCAATATCCGTGTGGTACATGCCCATTGTGTGTCAGCGGCGATTACATCCACTGTCAACAAAGCGCCAACTTCGCCGAATTCACGGGCGGAGAAGAAGGCCGAGCCACCATGGCACAATACCTCTTAAAACCCGACTGGCTACTCCCAAAAATTCCCGACGACGTCTCTTATGAACACGGCGGAATGGCCTGCTGCGGTCTGGGACCCACATTCGGCGCAATACAGCGCATGCAAGTAAATGCCTATGACACCTTCATGGTCACCGGCCTTGGTCCCGTGGGACTTGGAGGCGTCATCAACGGCAAACACCTGGGCGCGCGCGTAATAGCCGTAGATATCAACCCCTATCGGCGCGAAAAAGCACTCGAACTGGGCGCAGACGAAGCAATCGATCCCCTCGAAGAAAACGCCCTGCAACAAATAATAGACCTCACCAACGGCATTGGTGTAGATGCCGCCGTAGATTGCTCGGGCGCCGTATCTGCACACCGGTTGTGCATCGACGCGGCGAGACGGCGTGGGCAGGTGGCATTCGTGGGCGAATGCGGAGAAGAAACCCCCTTGCGAATCAGCCAGGACATGATCCGAAAAGGCATCACACTCGTCGGCTCATGGCATTACAACTTAAAAGACGTACCAAAACTCATGCAAGTCGTCCGCGCAAACACAGACAAATTGGATCGGATGATCTCACACACATTCTCACTCGAAGACATACAAAAAGCCTGGGAATTGCAAACCACAGGCGCGTGTGCAAAAGTCGTATTGAAACCGTGGGCGTGA
- a CDS encoding Gfo/Idh/MocA family oxidoreductase, producing the protein MLKCAIIGVSGGRARGLAEAYQHITHGKLAAISTRTEENLHAFGDTFDVDTRYLDYREMFEKEQPDLVHVNTPPSVRLEVFEAAENAGVPAVLVEKPIAIQGEDWRAIKNFTTTAKTKIAVNHQLHFHPRRQHLQNIVQEGKIGDIRFIEASCGMNLAYQGTHALQAIAAFHPDGIPTKVMGQTSGTDGLEDTPKKHFAPDQCIGAIEYADGLRAQLISGPFAPRVTNEDRTNVHKRIAAYGTRGYVHWTMWSWETGIDGHIERGTHEYPDEDILGQAAMTDAMLQWIENDTKIHPLNLDLALRDFNIILGIYTSALEHRPVELPFNPADNLIDALRTRL; encoded by the coding sequence ATGCTTAAATGTGCAATAATCGGCGTAAGCGGCGGACGCGCGCGGGGATTGGCAGAAGCGTATCAACACATAACGCACGGCAAACTCGCTGCAATCTCCACCCGAACAGAAGAAAACCTGCACGCATTTGGCGATACGTTTGACGTCGATACGCGATATTTAGACTATCGGGAAATGTTTGAAAAAGAACAACCGGACCTGGTACACGTAAATACCCCGCCCAGTGTGCGACTGGAAGTATTCGAAGCCGCGGAAAACGCCGGAGTACCCGCTGTCCTCGTGGAAAAACCCATAGCAATTCAAGGAGAAGACTGGCGCGCAATCAAAAACTTTACAACAACCGCAAAAACCAAAATCGCGGTAAATCACCAGCTACACTTTCACCCGCGCAGACAGCATTTGCAAAATATCGTACAGGAAGGAAAAATCGGCGACATCCGATTTATCGAAGCGAGCTGCGGCATGAACCTGGCGTATCAGGGCACCCATGCACTGCAAGCCATCGCCGCCTTTCATCCAGACGGCATCCCCACAAAAGTAATGGGACAAACCTCTGGCACAGACGGCCTGGAAGACACGCCCAAAAAACATTTCGCGCCCGACCAGTGCATCGGAGCAATAGAATACGCCGATGGCCTACGCGCCCAACTCATCTCGGGACCATTTGCCCCCCGCGTAACAAATGAAGACCGCACCAATGTCCACAAGCGCATCGCCGCCTATGGCACGCGGGGATATGTACACTGGACCATGTGGTCGTGGGAAACAGGTATCGATGGCCACATTGAGCGGGGCACGCACGAATACCCGGACGAAGACATACTCGGACAAGCCGCCATGACAGACGCCATGCTACAATGGATAGAAAACGACACAAAGATCCATCCCCTGAACCTGGACCTCGCCTTGCGCGACTTCAATATCATCCTGGGAATCTACACAAGCGCACTGGAACATCGGCCCGTAGAACTGCCCTTCAACCCAGCGGATAATCTGATAGATGCCTTGAGAACACGCCTTTAG
- a CDS encoding NAD(P)-dependent oxidoreductase: protein MKVLVTGAAGQVGCRLVRQLLDQNCEVRGTILSDDPARSRLDGVDIELREGDLTDLSYVKDAVEGVDAVIHTANLVGPHFELNNQINIQVTRACEGVADRLERYVYTSSSGVFPNNGENVPCAYHPVDELHPKRPDGEYSMSKYFGEVMAERANRETGLRYSIVRPSHVLSGTKILNQFSVARVVNLLKKSQERPGTELYMADGTELWHDIEAKAASPQQPCSITDEDGRPWLYQPQDARDIAHCLVCALNSGAALGESFNAGAPEPFPFTEGARLIGERRGVEPLEVRVPLQYMYDHAIGKAKSLIDYRPQGDLNTMIGSAFACEEGATDYIWD, encoded by the coding sequence ATGAAGGTTCTCGTTACAGGTGCCGCCGGACAGGTCGGTTGCCGGCTGGTGCGCCAGTTGCTCGACCAGAATTGTGAAGTTCGTGGGACCATTCTTTCCGACGATCCCGCGCGCAGCCGTCTCGATGGTGTCGATATTGAGTTGCGCGAGGGGGATTTGACGGATTTATCTTATGTTAAAGATGCCGTCGAGGGCGTGGATGCGGTTATTCATACCGCCAATCTCGTCGGTCCGCATTTTGAGCTCAATAATCAGATCAATATCCAGGTTACACGCGCGTGTGAGGGCGTTGCCGATCGTCTCGAACGCTATGTTTATACCAGTTCTTCGGGTGTGTTTCCCAATAATGGCGAAAATGTTCCGTGTGCTTATCATCCGGTGGATGAATTGCATCCCAAACGGCCGGATGGCGAGTATTCTATGTCCAAGTATTTTGGCGAGGTGATGGCAGAACGCGCGAATCGAGAGACGGGTTTACGCTATTCTATTGTGCGTCCGAGTCACGTTTTGTCCGGGACCAAGATTTTGAATCAGTTTAGCGTTGCGCGCGTGGTCAATTTGTTGAAGAAAAGCCAGGAAAGACCCGGTACGGAACTCTATATGGCCGATGGGACGGAACTGTGGCACGATATTGAAGCGAAGGCGGCGTCTCCGCAGCAACCGTGTAGTATTACGGATGAGGATGGACGCCCCTGGCTTTATCAACCGCAGGATGCCCGCGATATTGCCCATTGTCTGGTTTGTGCGCTGAACTCCGGCGCGGCGCTGGGCGAGTCGTTCAATGCCGGCGCGCCAGAGCCATTTCCTTTTACCGAAGGGGCGCGGTTGATTGGAGAAAGAAGAGGGGTTGAGCCGCTTGAGGTCAGAGTTCCCCTCCAGTACATGTATGACCATGCCATTGGCAAGGCCAAGAGTTTGATTGATTATCGTCCGCAAGGCGATTTGAATACGATGATCGGGTCGGCTTTTGCGTGTGAAGAAGGCGCGACGGACTATATCTGGGATTGA
- a CDS encoding phytanoyl-CoA dioxygenase family protein has product MIEPTISLSQEQVHSFHEDGFLVLNAITTEEEVEQLRKIYDRLFSDRTGWDQGSQFDLAGTDEDDQPRLPQMLGPSRFAPELKDTLYLANARAIARQLLGSDMLDRNGEHMIYKPPRIGAPTPWHQDQAYHDPTMAYKGVNFWMPLDDATVESGCLQFIPGSHKLDVLPHHSINRDPRIHGLEVDDPEQYAARAVPCPVAAGGASLHACYMLHYAEPNRTDVPRRAYTLTFRTPPQTRDKPVDAYWQKNKQTARQARADAYQTRGSM; this is encoded by the coding sequence ATGATAGAGCCAACAATTTCTCTTTCACAGGAACAAGTCCATTCATTTCACGAGGATGGGTTCCTCGTTCTCAATGCGATTACGACGGAGGAGGAGGTGGAACAGCTTCGGAAAATTTACGATCGGCTTTTTTCGGATCGCACGGGTTGGGATCAGGGGAGTCAGTTTGATCTGGCGGGTACAGATGAGGATGATCAACCACGCCTTCCGCAAATGCTCGGTCCCAGCCGTTTTGCGCCCGAGTTGAAGGATACGCTCTATCTGGCTAATGCGCGGGCGATTGCGCGGCAGTTGCTGGGTTCTGATATGCTCGATAGGAATGGCGAACACATGATTTACAAGCCGCCGCGTATTGGTGCGCCAACGCCATGGCATCAGGATCAGGCGTATCACGATCCTACTATGGCGTACAAAGGTGTAAATTTTTGGATGCCGCTGGACGATGCGACGGTGGAATCCGGCTGTTTGCAGTTTATTCCGGGTAGCCACAAGCTCGATGTTTTGCCGCATCACAGTATTAACCGGGATCCGCGCATTCACGGTCTTGAGGTCGATGATCCCGAACAGTATGCCGCGCGGGCGGTTCCTTGCCCTGTTGCGGCTGGTGGGGCTTCGCTTCACGCGTGTTATATGCTTCACTACGCAGAGCCAAATCGCACAGATGTTCCGCGGAGGGCTTATACGCTTACGTTCAGGACGCCACCCCAGACGCGCGATAAGCCCGTTGATGCATATTGGCAAAAGAACAAACAGACGGCGCGGCAAGCAAGGGCAGATGCGTATCAAACAAGGGGTTCTATGTAG
- a CDS encoding sulfatase-like hydrolase/transferase: MRILYLDLDALNPTHLGCYGYHRNTSPTIDKIAAEGIRFNQVYTTDAPCLPSRTAFYSGQFGIHSGVVGHGGTASERRINGPNRGFRDRLANEGLAGFLQRRGLKTSMISPFGQRHAAWHFYAGFNEIHNTGKGGMESAEEVTPVVEKWLNDNAADDNWFLHINYWDVHTPYRAPAEYGEPFADDPLPAWLTPELLEEHKKLVGPHTAQDIMMWNDRPDPRFPRHPGRLDNMDDLRRMIDGYDTAIRYVDDQIAIIVGILEDKGVLDDTAIIISADHGENMGELGIYGEHGTADQATCHIPMIVKWPGGQSGITDEGLHYNIDLAPTLADLLGGQKQALWDGESYAPVITEGTDAGRSELILSQCAHVCQRAVRFDDWIYIRTYHDGYRLYPRELLFNLSDDPWEMRDVAAENPDICREAAYRLMNWHDHMMETMPRPYDNDPLWTVMQEGGPMHTWGAFEDYCDRLAETDRAEGAVLLRKKFGNKYRHP; the protein is encoded by the coding sequence ATGCGCATCCTGTACCTCGATCTCGACGCCTTAAATCCCACACACCTGGGCTGTTACGGATATCACCGCAACACATCGCCAACAATTGACAAAATAGCAGCCGAAGGCATTCGATTTAATCAAGTTTACACAACAGACGCACCCTGCTTGCCGTCGCGCACCGCATTTTACTCCGGGCAATTCGGCATTCATTCGGGCGTCGTAGGACACGGCGGCACCGCATCAGAGCGGCGAATAAATGGACCAAACCGCGGATTTCGAGATCGACTGGCAAACGAGGGACTGGCCGGATTCCTGCAGCGTCGAGGCTTAAAAACATCCATGATTAGCCCCTTTGGACAGCGGCATGCCGCGTGGCATTTTTACGCGGGCTTCAACGAAATACACAACACCGGCAAAGGCGGCATGGAATCAGCCGAAGAAGTAACACCCGTAGTCGAAAAATGGCTGAATGACAATGCCGCGGACGACAACTGGTTTTTGCACATCAACTACTGGGATGTACACACCCCCTATCGCGCGCCAGCAGAATACGGCGAACCCTTTGCCGATGATCCTCTCCCAGCCTGGCTAACACCCGAATTGCTGGAAGAACACAAAAAACTCGTCGGCCCCCACACCGCGCAGGACATCATGATGTGGAACGACCGTCCCGATCCCCGCTTTCCCCGGCACCCCGGGCGCCTGGACAACATGGACGACCTGCGGCGAATGATCGACGGATACGACACCGCAATCCGGTACGTAGATGATCAAATTGCCATCATTGTGGGCATATTGGAAGACAAAGGCGTACTGGACGACACCGCGATCATCATCAGCGCGGATCACGGCGAAAACATGGGCGAACTGGGCATATACGGCGAACACGGAACAGCCGATCAGGCGACCTGCCATATACCGATGATCGTAAAATGGCCCGGCGGGCAGTCTGGAATCACAGACGAGGGCCTGCATTACAATATTGATTTAGCGCCCACATTAGCCGATCTTTTAGGCGGGCAAAAACAGGCGTTGTGGGATGGCGAAAGTTACGCCCCTGTCATCACCGAAGGTACAGATGCCGGGCGCAGCGAATTGATCCTGAGCCAGTGCGCGCACGTATGCCAGCGGGCTGTCCGCTTTGACGACTGGATTTACATCCGCACCTATCACGATGGATATCGGCTCTACCCACGCGAACTGCTATTTAACCTATCAGACGACCCCTGGGAAATGCGCGACGTAGCGGCTGAAAATCCCGATATATGCCGAGAAGCTGCGTATCGCCTCATGAACTGGCACGACCACATGATGGAAACCATGCCGCGACCCTACGACAACGATCCCCTCTGGACAGTCATGCAAGAAGGTGGACCAATGCACACCTGGGGAGCTTTCGAAGACTATTGCGATCGCCTTGCAGAAACCGACCGTGCAGAAGGCGCGGTTTTACTGCGCAAAAAATTTGGAAACAAATACCGCCATCCATAA
- a CDS encoding phytanoyl-CoA dioxygenase family protein produces the protein MLTQKQIAFYHEHGYLGVENVLSEDEVNNLRRITDEYVEKSREVTEHTEVFDLEPGHTPENPKLRRLKSPILLHEVYRKTLHHEKILGIVSQLIGYGLRCNGNKLNMKQPGYGSPVEWHQDWAFYPHSNDDLLAVGIVLDDMTEENGPLLVIPGSHKGPVYDHHLDGHFCGAVTDSTFSDKGAVPVMVKAGGITIHHVRMLHGSVSNTSDKPRRLLLFQYCAIDAYPLSGLNNWDLFNETIVRGEPTNIPRVEAVPVRMPWPGALRSGSIYESQTIIKESKFTQTQYK, from the coding sequence ATGCTCACCCAGAAACAAATTGCGTTTTATCACGAACACGGATATCTCGGTGTGGAGAACGTGCTCAGTGAAGACGAGGTCAATAACCTGCGTCGGATAACCGATGAATATGTGGAAAAATCGCGGGAGGTCACCGAACACACCGAAGTATTCGACCTCGAACCCGGACACACGCCCGAAAACCCAAAACTGAGACGCCTGAAAAGTCCGATCCTGCTCCATGAAGTATATCGCAAGACCCTGCATCACGAGAAAATTTTAGGCATCGTATCGCAATTGATCGGATATGGCCTGCGGTGCAATGGCAACAAGCTCAACATGAAACAACCCGGCTACGGCAGCCCGGTTGAGTGGCATCAGGACTGGGCATTTTATCCGCATAGCAACGACGATTTGCTCGCCGTGGGCATAGTGCTCGACGACATGACAGAAGAAAATGGCCCCTTGCTCGTCATTCCCGGCTCGCACAAAGGGCCAGTGTACGACCATCACCTCGACGGCCATTTCTGCGGCGCCGTAACCGACTCCACCTTTAGCGACAAAGGTGCCGTACCCGTAATGGTCAAAGCAGGCGGCATCACAATCCATCACGTACGCATGCTGCACGGATCAGTATCCAATACATCTGACAAACCCCGCCGACTGCTCCTATTTCAATACTGTGCGATCGACGCATATCCCCTATCGGGCCTGAACAACTGGGATTTGTTCAATGAAACAATCGTGCGCGGTGAACCGACCAACATCCCGCGCGTGGAAGCCGTACCCGTGCGGATGCCCTGGCCAGGCGCACTCCGAAGCGGATCCATTTACGAATCGCAAACCATAATAAAAGAATCGAAATTTACCCAAACACAATACAAATAA
- a CDS encoding heavy metal-binding domain-containing protein produces MLVLTTPNIEGKTIDSYQGIVTGEAILGANFFKDIFASLRDIVGGRSAAYESELRRAKDLAIEEMVEQARGMGANAVIGVDLDYDTVGEGSMLMVSASGTAVTYRD; encoded by the coding sequence ATGCTCGTGTTGACAACCCCCAATATTGAAGGGAAAACCATTGATAGCTATCAGGGCATTGTGACGGGTGAAGCTATTTTGGGTGCCAATTTTTTCAAAGATATTTTTGCGAGTCTCCGCGATATTGTCGGCGGGCGTTCAGCCGCGTATGAGTCAGAACTCCGCAGAGCCAAAGATCTCGCCATCGAGGAAATGGTCGAACAGGCACGCGGTATGGGTGCCAATGCCGTCATTGGCGTGGATCTCGACTACGATACGGTTGGCGAGGGCAGTATGCTTATGGTCAGTGCCAGTGGCACGGCTGTTACTTATCGGGATTGA
- a CDS encoding phytanoyl-CoA dioxygenase family protein, producing MNHVSKSMRQQWQEQGYLHLKNVIPKDEAAGYLDAANEVIAKYEAKYPEVLEKGVYTIIQTLFRTSRIDGLMDHPNLFGTILDLMGPYIQIMGSQIYVRYPNDKTDNLIGWHTDAGRSLAQIRVTPDSLPLNFKIQFFLTDIPHENCANFCVVPGSHRRPMPKGSRNETPPGAIQLIAEAGDCAIFPNTMWHAVAPNHTDVVRRSITFRYGQMWCRPYDYEKCPEEVLSRMTPRRRRLMGDLGENYTATDYFKPSDQIKVIMDGLDFKCPNA from the coding sequence ATGAACCACGTGAGTAAATCCATGCGGCAACAGTGGCAGGAGCAGGGATATTTACATCTCAAAAATGTAATCCCCAAAGACGAAGCAGCGGGTTATCTCGACGCGGCCAACGAAGTGATCGCGAAGTACGAAGCCAAATATCCCGAGGTTCTCGAAAAAGGCGTCTATACCATCATCCAAACGCTCTTCCGAACGAGTCGAATCGACGGATTAATGGACCACCCCAACTTATTTGGCACCATCCTCGACCTGATGGGACCTTATATCCAGATCATGGGATCGCAAATTTACGTACGCTATCCAAATGACAAAACCGATAACTTGATCGGCTGGCACACCGATGCTGGACGCTCACTGGCACAAATTAGGGTCACGCCAGACAGTCTGCCATTAAACTTCAAAATACAGTTCTTCCTCACCGATATACCACACGAAAATTGTGCGAACTTCTGTGTGGTACCCGGCAGCCATCGCCGCCCAATGCCCAAAGGGTCGCGCAATGAAACACCGCCCGGTGCAATACAACTCATTGCCGAAGCGGGAGATTGCGCGATCTTTCCAAATACCATGTGGCACGCGGTCGCACCAAATCACACAGACGTCGTGCGGCGCAGCATCACCTTCCGATATGGACAAATGTGGTGCAGACCTTACGATTACGAAAAATGTCCCGAAGAAGTACTATCCCGCATGACACCTCGCCGCCGTCGGTTAATGGGTGACCTGGGCGAAAACTATACAGCGACAGATTATTTCAAACCATCCGACCAGATAAAAGTCATCATGGATGGCCTGGACTTTAAGTGTCCCAATGCTTAA